In a genomic window of Amblyomma americanum isolate KBUSLIRL-KWMA chromosome 4, ASM5285725v1, whole genome shotgun sequence:
- the LOC144130239 gene encoding alpha-(1,3)-fucosyltransferase C-like, with protein MAHHGSGRGQQKTPGDQGAVTRNEFSRNVARCFKYGPTCLLTVSKPSLLIKPGIKLAILVTALTAIYILMYSAVLNRKPSWNLQDEFKVIAHRFRHHRQSRNISTAHRLPRIMMWTKHFGSWYGKLNDTRIGEQLVEGCNSNCVITNDRRLLASSEVILFHVRDIEDMPSNRSNKQKWVFFTLESPPNTPFSNFRHMKNMFNWTMTYRSDSDVYLPYGRVVHRNGAVTSRKDLRIIWESKRKVAVWVVSNCQTHGRREAFLRELRQHLQVDVYGSCGLYRCPRYQEDSCYKHFERNYFYMLAFENSICVDYATEKLFIALAYDIVPVVFGGANYSAVAPSNSYIDALAFRSPKHLAEHLVDVSKNYSAYTSYFKWKDSQDVERPYRFFCHLCKKAHNTTIMQRSSSYSDIETWWRGGSRCRRWGV; from the exons GGCTCACCATGGAAGTGGCCGTGGCCAGCAAAAGACTCCAGGAGACCAAGGAGCGGTCACTCGAAACGAATTCAGTAGAAATGTGGCAAGGTGCTTTAAATATG GACCCACCTGCTTACTCACTGTCTCCAAACCCAGCTTACTCATCAAGCCGGGTATCAAGCTGGCGATTTTAGTCACTGCACTGACTGCTATTTACATATTAATGTACAGCGCGGTGCTGAACAGAAAGCCTTCATGGAATCTACAGGACGAATTCAAGGTCATCGCTCATCGATTCAGACATCACCGTCAGTCGAGAAACATCAGCACTGCACATCGTTTACCACGAATAATGATGTGGACGAAACACTTTGGATCGTGGTATGGAAAGCTCAATGACACAAGAATCGGCGAACAGTTAGTAGAAGGCTGTAATTCAAACTGCGTAATTACCAACGACCGGCGTCTACTGGCCTCCAGCGAAGTCATCTTATTTCATGTACGCGACATTGAAGATATGCCCTCTAACCGTTCGAACAAACAGAAATGGGTTTTCTTTACGTTGGAGTCCCCACCAAACACGCCCTTTTCTAATTTTAGGCACATGAAAAATATGTTCAACTGGACCATGACGTACCGGTCTGACTCGGATGTGTATCTTCCTTATGGTAGGGTCGTTCATCGCAATGGCGCTGTGACTTCAAGAAAGGACCTGCGGATAATCTGGGAGTCTAAACGAAAAGTTGCTGTTTGGGTGGTAAGCAACTGCCAGACACATGGTAGGCGTGAAGCGTTCCTCAGGGAATTGAGACAGCACTTACAGGTCGATGTTTATGGCTCTTGCGGGCTCTACAGATGTCCAAGATACCAAGAAGACAGTTGTTACAAGCATTTTGAACGTAATTACTTTTACATGCTTGCTTTCGAAAACTCTATATGCGTTGATTACGCCACAGAAAAACTTTTCATAGCGCTAGCGTACGACATAGTACCTGTGGTGTTTGGCGGCGCTAATTATAGTGCTGTCGCACCCTCGAACTCGTACATTGATGCGCTGGCCTTCCGATCGCCAAAGCATCTTGCTGAGCACCTGGTTGATGTATCGAAAAACTACTCAGCATATACCTCTTATTTCAAGTGGAAGGACAGTCAGGATGTAGAACGGCCATATAGATTTTTTTGCCATCTTTGTAAAAAGGCCCACAACACAACAATTATGCAGCGTAGTTCGTCGTATAGTGACATAGAAACCTGGTGGCGAGGTGGAAGCCGTTGTCGAAGGTGGGGAGTTTAG